A single region of the Anaerococcus urinomassiliensis genome encodes:
- the prfB gene encoding peptide chain release factor 2 (programmed frameshift) codes for MAEIYQLRETIEELSATMKLIGDSLDPESLKKEVDSLEKQTYQADFWDDSEKAQKIMADLSNKKDELSNYNSIMEGLSDNTDLIDLVEMSEESETNTLDQIESDLKKLSKKVSSMKLTTQLDGEYDKNNAYMSINAGAGGLEATDWASMLLRMYTRYFDQNGFKYEITDLNNEEAGGIKSATIAIKGAYAYGYLKGEKGVHRLVRISPFDSGARRHTSFSSVDIFPELDDTTEVEIDPNDLRIDTYRASGAGGQHVNKTDSAVRITHIPTGVVASSQAERSQTQNKETAMKQLYAKLVQIAEEEQREKIEDIQGKYTQIAWGSQIRSYVFQPYTLVKDHRTNYEVGNVESVMDGDIQGFIDAYLAESHKDNK; via the exons ATGGCAGAAATATACCAACTTAGAGAAACAATTGAAGAATTATCGGCTACAATGAAATTAATCGGAGACTCTCTT GACCCAGAAAGTCTGAAAAAAGAAGTAGATTCTTTAGAAAAACAAACATATCAAGCCGATTTTTGGGACGATAGTGAAAAGGCTCAAAAAATAATGGCAGACTTGTCAAACAAAAAAGATGAGCTTTCAAACTACAATTCTATAATGGAAGGATTGTCAGATAATACCGACCTCATTGACCTAGTAGAAATGAGCGAAGAGTCTGAGACAAATACCTTAGATCAAATAGAATCTGACCTTAAAAAACTTTCTAAAAAAGTATCATCTATGAAGCTAACTACCCAGCTAGATGGAGAATATGACAAAAACAACGCATATATGTCTATCAACGCTGGTGCAGGTGGGCTTGAGGCAACTGACTGGGCGTCAATGTTGCTTCGTATGTACACCAGATATTTTGACCAAAATGGCTTCAAATACGAAATAACAGACCTAAACAACGAAGAAGCTGGCGGCATCAAATCAGCTACCATAGCTATCAAAGGAGCCTATGCATATGGTTATCTCAAAGGAGAAAAAGGGGTCCATAGACTTGTCCGTATATCTCCATTTGACTCCGGTGCAAGACGACACACTTCATTTTCATCAGTGGACATATTCCCAGAACTTGATGATACTACCGAAGTGGAAATCGACCCAAATGATTTAAGGATTGATACCTACAGGGCAAGTGGGGCTGGTGGTCAACACGTCAACAAAACTGACTCAGCAGTAAGGATTACCCACATACCAACAGGTGTCGTAGCTAGTTCTCAAGCCGAACGTTCTCAAACGCAAAACAAAGAAACAGCTATGAAGCAACTTTATGCAAAGCTAGTTCAAATTGCTGAAGAAGAACAAAGGGAAAAAATAGAGGACATCCAAGGCAAATACACACAAATTGCCTGGGGTAGCCAAATCAGATCATATGTATTCCAACCATACACCCTTGTAAAAGACCACAGAACAAACTACGAAGTAGGCAATGTGGAAAGCGTTATGGATGGCGATATCCAAGGATTTATAGACGCATATTTAGCAGAAAGCCATAAGGATAATAAATAG
- the trpS gene encoding tryptophan--tRNA ligase yields the protein MDEKNIILTGDRPTGRLHLGHYVGSLKNRVKMQNEGNFDKMYVMIADSQALTDNFDNPAKIRENLIEVALDYLSVGIDPEKVTIFVQSQVEELTELTFYFLNLVTLSRLERNPTVKSEIKLRNFETSLPAGFLIYPVSQAADILLFDANIVPVGVDQEPMLEQAREISRSFNNIYGNLFVEPEAVLPENENARRMPGIDGNAKMSKSLGNAIYLADDKKTIKKKVMAMYTDPNHINIDDPGKVEGNIVFTYLDVFSNESHFEKYMPDYKNLDELKHHYRRGGLGDVKVKKFLIKVLEEELEPIREKRAYYENHIDDVIAILEKGTADARKVGRAKIDSVKALMGIDYFADGGYIEEMKQKYNK from the coding sequence TTGGACGAAAAAAATATAATTTTGACAGGAGATAGGCCGACAGGTCGTCTTCACCTAGGACACTATGTAGGTAGCTTAAAAAACAGGGTTAAAATGCAAAACGAAGGCAATTTTGACAAGATGTATGTTATGATTGCCGATAGCCAAGCTCTTACAGACAATTTTGACAACCCAGCAAAAATCAGAGAAAACCTCATCGAAGTTGCTCTTGACTATCTTTCTGTAGGCATAGACCCAGAAAAAGTCACCATATTTGTCCAATCACAAGTAGAAGAGCTAACAGAACTTACATTTTATTTCCTAAATCTAGTCACCCTATCAAGACTAGAACGCAATCCTACAGTAAAAAGCGAAATCAAACTAAGAAATTTTGAGACAAGCCTACCAGCTGGATTCTTGATTTATCCAGTAAGCCAAGCTGCAGATATCTTGCTTTTTGATGCAAATATAGTACCAGTTGGTGTGGACCAAGAGCCAATGCTTGAGCAAGCCCGTGAGATTTCTAGGTCATTTAACAACATATATGGCAATCTTTTTGTAGAGCCAGAAGCTGTTTTGCCGGAAAATGAAAATGCTCGCCGCATGCCAGGCATAGATGGTAATGCAAAGATGAGCAAGTCCTTGGGCAATGCTATCTACCTAGCTGATGATAAGAAGACCATCAAGAAAAAGGTCATGGCTATGTACACAGACCCTAACCACATCAATATAGATGATCCAGGCAAGGTCGAGGGAAATATTGTCTTTACCTACTTAGATGTATTTTCAAATGAAAGCCACTTTGAAAAATATATGCCAGATTATAAGAACCTAGACGAGCTCAAGCACCACTACAGAAGGGGAGGCCTTGGAGATGTCAAGGTCAAAAAGTTCTTGATCAAAGTATTGGAAGAAGAGCTAGAACCAATCAGGGAAAAAAGAGCCTACTATGAAAACCACATAGATGATGTCATAGCTATACTTGAAAAAGGTACAGCAGATGCTAGAAAAGTAGGAAGAGCAAAGATTGATTCTGTCAAGGCTCTTATGGGTATAGACTACTTTGCTGATGGTGGCTATATCGAAGAAATGAAGCAAAAATACAATAAATAG
- the secA gene encoding preprotein translocase subunit SecA, with product MAIFNLFKSFSQKEIDNNMKIVDKILALDEKMQSLSDEELRNKTEEFRQRLKDGETLDDLLPEAFAVVREASDRVLNMKHYPVQLLGGIVLHNGQIAEMKTGEGKTLVETCPAYLNALSGKGVHIVTVNDYLAKRDQEWMGKIYTFLGMTVGCIIYGLTNSERQENYAADITYGTNNQFGFDYLRDNMVIYKEDMVQRGLNYAIVDEVDSILIDEARTPLIISGQGDESTDTYKKANEFILTLEGRILDPNEDAEIDPFDREFKVEDVDFIVDEKRKSSNLTEKGTAKAEQYFGIENLSDSENLELSHYINNALKANTTMHRDIDYVVNHGEVEIVDEFTGRIMQGRRFSDGLHQAIEAKEGVEVKAESKTLATITFQNYFRMYDKLSGMTGTAKTEEEEFDEIYNLDVVEIPTNKPIARQDDVDHVYINENGKYRAIIEEINRVHPTGQPILIGTISIEASERLSEALKRAGIKHTVLNAKNHEREAAIVAEAGRFGAVTIATNMAGRGTDIMLGGNVDDMAKQKLKRDGMSEELLEQVDSFAETNDQEVLEARKKYRHEKDIIRPKVKEEAEKVKEVGGLYIIGSERHESRRIDNQLRGRSGRQGDPGQSRFFISLEDDLIRLNGGEQVAKFIESANFDEDEPIVSKMVTRSIEKAQTRVEANNFATRKRVLQYDDVMNKQRTIIYNERKDVLYGHDMKETIIAMIKNVIADAVYTFTNQEVKPENWEMVALLNYLNSLGIPVTQLHFENINNYSQQDLIDYITEATLAKYEDKESQFGSSNMREVERVIMLRVIDQKWMDHIDAMDQMRKEIGVRAMGNEDPVRAYTNEGFDMYEEMTRSIQEETVRYMMNVEIRQNIQRKQVLVPDKEEQPSDDGSSDVEVLSANELSDEDDQLSNLNRAERRKLERIAKKSKVKK from the coding sequence TTGGCAATATTTAACCTATTTAAGTCATTTAGTCAAAAAGAAATAGACAACAATATGAAAATTGTTGACAAAATTCTTGCCCTAGATGAAAAAATGCAAAGTCTTAGTGACGAAGAATTAAGAAACAAAACAGAAGAATTTAGACAAAGATTAAAAGATGGAGAAACTCTAGATGATTTGCTTCCAGAAGCTTTTGCAGTTGTACGTGAAGCAAGTGACAGAGTTCTTAATATGAAACATTACCCAGTTCAATTACTTGGTGGTATTGTTTTGCACAATGGTCAGATAGCAGAGATGAAGACAGGTGAAGGTAAGACCCTTGTTGAAACTTGTCCTGCATACTTAAATGCCCTTTCAGGTAAGGGTGTACACATAGTAACTGTTAACGACTACCTAGCAAAGCGTGACCAAGAGTGGATGGGAAAAATCTATACTTTCCTTGGTATGACTGTTGGATGCATAATCTATGGTCTAACCAACTCTGAAAGACAAGAAAACTACGCAGCTGACATTACCTATGGTACCAACAACCAATTTGGTTTCGACTACCTAAGAGATAACATGGTTATCTACAAGGAAGATATGGTACAACGTGGCCTAAACTATGCTATAGTCGATGAGGTTGACTCAATCCTTATTGATGAGGCTCGTACACCACTTATTATTTCAGGCCAAGGTGATGAATCAACTGATACTTACAAAAAAGCTAACGAATTTATATTAACCCTAGAAGGCAGAATCCTAGATCCAAATGAAGATGCAGAAATCGATCCATTTGATAGGGAGTTTAAGGTTGAAGACGTTGACTTTATAGTTGATGAAAAGAGAAAATCTTCTAACCTTACAGAAAAAGGTACAGCTAAAGCTGAGCAATATTTTGGTATAGAAAACTTATCTGACAGTGAAAACCTAGAACTATCTCACTACATCAACAACGCCCTTAAGGCTAATACTACTATGCATAGAGATATCGACTATGTTGTAAACCATGGCGAAGTTGAAATTGTAGATGAATTTACAGGTCGTATAATGCAAGGCCGTCGTTTCTCAGATGGTCTTCACCAAGCTATAGAAGCTAAAGAAGGTGTAGAAGTAAAAGCAGAAAGTAAGACTCTTGCTACAATCACTTTCCAAAACTACTTTAGAATGTACGATAAGTTATCAGGTATGACTGGTACTGCAAAGACTGAAGAAGAAGAGTTTGACGAAATCTATAACCTTGACGTTGTAGAAATCCCAACTAATAAACCAATAGCAAGACAAGATGACGTTGACCATGTTTATATCAACGAAAATGGAAAATACAGAGCAATCATCGAAGAAATCAACAGAGTCCACCCAACAGGACAACCTATCCTTATAGGTACTATATCAATTGAAGCAAGTGAGAGGTTATCAGAAGCTCTAAAGAGAGCAGGTATCAAACACACAGTACTTAATGCTAAAAATCACGAAAGAGAAGCAGCTATCGTAGCTGAAGCTGGTCGTTTTGGTGCAGTAACAATAGCAACCAACATGGCAGGTCGTGGTACAGATATTATGCTTGGTGGTAATGTCGATGATATGGCTAAGCAAAAACTAAAAAGAGATGGTATGAGCGAAGAACTACTAGAACAAGTAGATAGCTTTGCAGAAACCAACGACCAAGAAGTCTTAGAAGCTCGCAAGAAATACAGACACGAAAAAGACATCATAAGACCTAAAGTAAAAGAAGAAGCCGAAAAAGTAAAAGAAGTTGGTGGCCTATACATCATAGGTTCAGAACGTCACGAATCACGCCGTATAGATAACCAGCTACGTGGTCGTTCTGGTCGTCAAGGAGACCCAGGACAATCAAGATTCTTTATATCTCTTGAAGATGACCTAATCAGGCTAAATGGTGGCGAACAAGTTGCCAAATTCATTGAAAGTGCAAACTTTGACGAAGATGAGCCAATAGTTTCAAAAATGGTTACAAGGTCTATTGAAAAGGCTCAAACCAGAGTAGAAGCAAATAACTTTGCTACTCGTAAAAGAGTATTGCAATACGACGATGTTATGAACAAGCAAAGAACCATCATCTACAACGAACGTAAAGATGTACTTTATGGTCATGACATGAAAGAAACCATCATCGCTATGATCAAAAATGTTATAGCAGATGCAGTTTATACATTTACAAACCAAGAAGTAAAACCAGAAAACTGGGAAATGGTAGCTCTACTTAACTATCTAAACAGCCTTGGTATACCAGTAACCCAACTACATTTTGAAAACATCAACAACTACAGCCAACAAGATTTGATTGACTATATTACAGAAGCAACTCTTGCAAAATACGAAGACAAAGAATCACAATTTGGATCTTCAAACATGAGAGAAGTAGAAAGAGTAATCATGCTTCGTGTAATCGATCAAAAATGGATGGATCACATCGATGCCATGGATCAAATGAGAAAAGAAATCGGTGTTCGTGCAATGGGTAACGAAGATCCAGTACGTGCATATACAAACGAAGGTTTCGATATGTATGAAGAGATGACAAGATCTATCCAAGAAGAAACTGTAAGATATATGATGAATGTTGAAATCAGACAAAATATCCAAAGAAAACAAGTTCTAGTTCCAGACAAGGAAGAGCAACCATCAGATGATGGCTCAAGTGATGTTGAAGTTCTATCAGCTAATGAACTTTCAGATGAAGATGACCAACTTTCTAACCTAAACAGGGCAGAACGTAGAAAACTAGAACGTATAGCTAAAAAATCTAAGGTTAAGAAATAA
- a CDS encoding HAD family hydrolase, with the protein MLIGDSLTSDMLGSNNAGIRNIWYNPEGLANDLGIRIDYTIHQLNKVVDILDDLR; encoded by the coding sequence ATCCTAATAGGAGATTCTCTAACATCAGATATGCTTGGATCAAACAATGCAGGTATTAGAAACATTTGGTACAATCCAGAGGGCCTAGCTAATGACCTAGGCATAAGAATTGATTATACCATCCACCAATTAAATAAGGTTGTCGATATATTAGACGACTTAAGATAA
- a CDS encoding sodium-dependent transporter has protein sequence MEKKFSSKIGFILTAVGSAVGMANIWGFPYKFQEGGLVFLIFYLAFVILFSYVGLSSEFAAGRMSRKGSLGSYEIAFESSNKNKRLARILGYIPLLALFLIAIGYSVIVAYVSKAFIDSLNGHLFIIPAEEWFNGFANKNYGVVIYHIVIIVITILTCIGGANTIEKSNKIMMPTFFVLFFLLVIRIIFLDGSIEGYKYMFRFDPSKINLNTIISAMGQAFFSLSLTGAAMVTVGSYTDDSVDLMNSSKQTGLYDTIAALLASCVMIPALSVFNMQQVGGPGLLFISLPTILQNIAFGRVFSIILYLAVIFAGISSLQNMFEPVVSSITGRFDKLSRNLALLIIGLVTIAISLNMETIDKVGHYMDIVSIYIMSIGASIGSITWFYILKKDKLLAEINKSSKKTYGDKWYKIGKYVYVPIAVVLTLLALIFKISF, from the coding sequence ATGGAAAAGAAATTTTCTTCAAAAATAGGATTTATATTAACAGCAGTAGGCTCAGCCGTAGGCATGGCAAATATATGGGGATTTCCTTATAAGTTCCAAGAGGGAGGACTAGTCTTCTTAATATTTTACCTAGCCTTTGTCATACTTTTTTCTTACGTGGGCCTAAGCAGCGAATTTGCCGCAGGAAGGATGAGCCGAAAAGGCTCGCTTGGTTCTTATGAGATTGCCTTTGAATCAAGCAACAAGAACAAAAGATTAGCGAGAATCTTAGGATATATCCCACTACTTGCACTTTTCTTGATAGCCATAGGATATTCTGTCATAGTTGCCTATGTATCAAAAGCTTTCATAGATTCTCTAAATGGACATCTTTTCATCATTCCAGCAGAAGAATGGTTTAACGGCTTTGCCAATAAAAATTATGGGGTAGTAATCTACCATATTGTCATAATAGTTATAACTATCCTAACTTGTATAGGTGGGGCAAATACTATAGAAAAATCCAACAAAATTATGATGCCAACTTTTTTTGTATTATTTTTCTTATTAGTAATCAGGATAATATTTTTAGATGGATCCATAGAAGGATACAAGTATATGTTTAGATTTGATCCTAGTAAAATAAATCTAAATACAATCATATCTGCCATGGGCCAGGCGTTTTTCTCCCTATCCTTAACAGGTGCAGCTATGGTAACTGTCGGATCATATACAGATGATAGTGTAGACCTTATGAATTCATCCAAACAAACAGGCCTTTATGACACAATTGCAGCTTTATTAGCTTCTTGTGTTATGATACCAGCCCTATCCGTATTTAATATGCAACAAGTGGGAGGACCTGGACTATTGTTCATATCCCTACCAACAATACTCCAAAATATAGCCTTTGGACGTGTATTTTCCATCATATTATATCTGGCTGTCATATTTGCAGGCATATCTTCCCTACAAAATATGTTCGAACCAGTTGTATCTTCTATAACCGGCAGATTTGACAAACTTAGCCGTAATCTTGCTTTATTAATTATAGGGCTTGTCACAATAGCCATAAGTCTAAATATGGAAACTATAGATAAGGTAGGTCATTACATGGATATAGTATCCATATATATAATGTCTATAGGAGCTTCTATTGGTTCTATAACATGGTTTTATATACTAAAAAAGGACAAGCTATTAGCAGAGATAAACAAATCATCCAAAAAAACATATGGAGATAAATGGTACAAAATTGGCAAGTATGTATACGTGCCAATAGCAGTAGTTTTGACATTGCTTGCTTTGATATTTAAAATATCTTTCTAA
- a CDS encoding L-lactate dehydrogenase, translating into MKDSKIILIGTGAVGSSFAYASTLLGVGRELGIIDINENKVEGEVMDLTDAISFTKPKNIYKADYSDCKDAEVVVITAGAAQKEGETRLDLVEKNLAIFKDMIGKVVASGFDGIFLVASNPVDILTYATWKYSGFPASKVIGTGTTLDSSRFKKEIAGLIGIDPRSVDAFILGEHGDTEFPVWSHTNIGGLPIYEWVKNQSELDEKALLGTFEKSKNAAYEIIKKKGATFYGIGMALTALVRAIIDDENSVYSTSSYLNGEYGLNDIYIGVPTIIGKDGAKWVIEVPLIDIEKENMDKSAKTLKDIIEESKL; encoded by the coding sequence ATGAAAGATAGCAAAATTATCCTAATAGGAACTGGTGCTGTAGGCTCTTCCTTTGCCTATGCTTCTACACTACTTGGAGTAGGCAGAGAACTTGGCATCATTGACATAAACGAGAATAAAGTAGAAGGCGAAGTAATGGATTTAACAGATGCCATAAGCTTCACCAAACCTAAAAATATATACAAGGCTGATTATAGCGACTGCAAGGATGCAGAAGTAGTTGTAATCACTGCAGGAGCAGCCCAGAAGGAAGGCGAAACAAGACTTGATCTAGTAGAGAAAAATCTTGCCATTTTCAAAGATATGATAGGAAAGGTAGTTGCTAGTGGCTTTGATGGCATATTTTTGGTAGCTAGTAATCCTGTTGATATACTAACTTACGCAACTTGGAAATATTCTGGATTTCCAGCCTCTAAGGTCATAGGGACTGGTACAACCCTAGACTCATCAAGGTTTAAGAAAGAAATCGCCGGTCTAATAGGAATCGATCCAAGAAGTGTGGATGCATTCATCTTGGGAGAGCATGGGGATACAGAATTTCCAGTATGGTCACATACAAATATAGGTGGTCTTCCTATATATGAATGGGTCAAAAACCAAAGCGAACTTGATGAAAAAGCCCTGCTTGGTACCTTTGAGAAGTCAAAAAATGCAGCCTATGAAATAATAAAGAAAAAGGGTGCAACTTTCTACGGTATAGGTATGGCACTTACAGCTCTAGTAAGGGCTATCATAGACGATGAAAATTCAGTTTACTCAACATCATCATACCTAAATGGGGAATATGGACTCAATGATATTTATATTGGTGTTCCAACAATAATTGGCAAAGATGGTGCAAAATGGGTCATAGAAGTACCATTGATCGACATAGAAAAAGAAAATATGGACAAATCTGCCAAAACATTAAAAGATATCATAGAAGAAAGTAAATTATAG
- a CDS encoding YjjG family noncanonical pyrimidine nucleotidase, whose protein sequence is MIKYLLWDIDNTLLSFDLAERASMTKGFQLFDIDIRDKNALDVYKDINDKHWKMLEKGEKTREEILTGRFEEFFDLYDIDYDDSLVNDFNLFYQEELGKQVFFNDYAKEVLQKLGKNYKQYAVTNGSKVAQTGKLRNSGLDKIFDGVFISEDLGYDKPSKEFFDIVFESIGSKNKDEYILIGDSLTSDMLGANNAGIKNIWYNPKDFDNKASVKVDYKINNLKEVIEILENIE, encoded by the coding sequence TTGATAAAATATTTACTTTGGGATATTGACAATACACTTCTAAGCTTCGACTTGGCTGAAAGGGCATCCATGACAAAAGGCTTTCAATTATTTGACATAGACATAAGAGATAAAAATGCCCTAGACGTCTACAAAGATATAAATGATAAACATTGGAAGATGCTAGAAAAAGGAGAGAAAACTCGTGAGGAGATCTTGACGGGGAGGTTTGAGGAATTCTTTGACCTCTATGACATAGACTATGATGATAGCTTGGTAAATGATTTTAACCTCTTTTACCAAGAAGAACTTGGCAAGCAAGTATTTTTCAATGACTATGCCAAAGAAGTTCTCCAAAAATTAGGCAAAAACTACAAGCAATACGCTGTGACCAATGGATCAAAAGTTGCCCAAACTGGCAAACTCAGAAACTCAGGCCTAGATAAAATCTTTGATGGAGTCTTCATATCAGAAGACTTGGGCTATGACAAACCTAGCAAGGAATTTTTTGACATAGTTTTTGAAAGTATTGGTTCAAAAAATAAGGATGAATACATCCTAATAGGAGATTCTCTCACATCAGATATGCTTGGAGCAAACAATGCCGGTATCAAAAATATTTGGTACAATCCAAAAGATTTTGACAATAAGGCAAGTGTAAAAGTCGACTACAAAATAAATAATCTAAAAGAGGTCATCGAAATATTAGAAAATATTGAATAA